The Caldisericia bacterium DNA segment TATATTCCTTCTTGGTGAGGAACTGAAGGAAAAGGGATTTAAGATAGATGAGCCTTTTAGAGATCCCTTAATTGCAAAGAAGGAGATAGTGAAAAACATATGATTTCTAAAGACACTCTTATAGTCGGTCAGTACTTTCCAGGTGAAGGGTTTGTTTACTCCCTTGATCCAAGGGGAAAGATGGTTTCATTCCTCATGATGATGATCTTCCTTTTCTTTATAAAGACCTTTTACGGATTTATCCCCGTTTTCGTTTTGCTTTTGATACTCTTTATTCTTTCTAAAATCCCCATAAAGCATGTTTTAAAGGGGCTAAAACCAATACTTATTCTCCTTGTCTTTACCATATTTTTCCACCTCTTCTTCACAGAGGGACATGTAATATTCAAATTCTACTTCCTGAAACTCACAAGAGAGGGTATTATAAGGGGGAGTTTTATAGGTATAAGACTCATCCTCCTTATACTCATCTCTTCAATACTTACATTTACCACAACTCCCATTGAACTTACAAAGGGCCTTGAGTTTCTTCTTCTACCTCTTGAAAAGATTGGCTTTCCATCTGGTGAGCTTGTTATTATGATAACCATTGCTTTAAGATTTATTCCAGTGCTTATGGAAGAGGCAGAAAGGATTATAAAGGCTCAAACCAGCAGAGGTGCTAACTTTGACGAAGGAAACATATTTAAGAGAGCCAAAAGCCTTATCCCCATTCTCGTTCCTCTTTTTGTTTCTGCCTTCAAAAGGGCAGAGGACCTTGCAGTGGCTATGGAGGTAAGATGTTTCCAGCCAGGAAAGAAGAGAACCTACATGAGGAAACTAAACTGGAGGTTTTCTGATACAGTCTTTCTTCTAATTTCAATTTTTGTAAGCATCTCCCCACTCATATTTGGTATTTAACCTTCTTTCTGGGCAAGGAGGGCGGAGAGAAAGATAAAAAGCATACCCACATAATTTATAATTCCATACACAACGCCTAAAAAGAGGAATTCAAAGAGTGCGGCAAAGATAGGTTCTGTGGCATAGATAAAGTTTGCCTTTATGGTGTTTTCTCTTGTCTGGAAAGTTAGTTGTATGTAGAAAGGAACAATAGTTGCAAAGAGAGAGGTTATTATTGCTCCCTTTAGAGAAACAGTCGGTATGGGAATTGTCTTAACTCCTGTAGCTATTATGAATAGTCCAGAGAGGATAAGAACCACCCATACCTCCACAAATAGAAGTCCAAAGTTTTCCTCTTTTATGGATAAAAGTCCAACAAAAACAATGTGAAAAGCCCAGCATACAGCAGAAAGGATTGTAAGAACATCTCCAATGTTAATTGTATCTATTGAGAGTCCAAACATAAGGTATATTCCCACCGAAGCTAAAATAACAGCAAGCACTGTTCTAAACTTTATCTTTGTTTTGAGTATAAAGAGAGATATAAATGGAGTGAATAGCACTCCAAGAGATGTTAAAAATGCACTCTTTGATGGAGTTGTGTATTTTAAACCAACAGTTTGAAAAAAGTATCCAAAGAATAGGAAAATGCCAAGTATTACCCCTTTTACAAATATCTCATTTTTAATTTTTCTCTTTGTTAAAAACATAAATACTGTGAGAACAAGGAATGTTATACCAAACCTTAAAAATAGAAATGATACAGGATGATATACCTCAACACCCTGCTTAACAACAACAAAAGTAACTCCCCAAAGGATTGTAGCAACTATTAATGAGAGAGTATCCTTTCTCATGAAAAATATTATACCATTAGAAAGGGTTTAGTGTTTTTTATTTGCAAAATGATTTGCCTCTTTCTTTCCTTTAAGCCCATTTATGTAGCTTTCAACTACCTCAAAGAACCTTTTGTGGAAAAGTATAAAGTTTACTACAATCCATATCCATGCAGTAATAGAGAGGATTTTGTATTCAAAAAAGGATATAACAAAGGGAGCAAAAACAACAGGAGCGGCAAATGTCATAGTTGTTGTTTTTGATGGGAAAAGCGCAATAAATGAAAAAGAAACAAGGTTATAAAGAGCAAAGAGGGTTAATGTTATCCTCCCAGAGAGATAGAAGTAGAGTAAAGTTGACCAGACAAAGATCATATCAAAGAGAAAATCATACTTTCCAAGTTTCCAAAATTTTCCTGTAGTTCTTGCTATATAACCATCAAGAATATCTGTTTCCCATGCAAATAGCA contains these protein-coding regions:
- a CDS encoding energy-coupling factor transporter transmembrane protein EcfT: MSKDTLIVGQYFPGEGFVYSLDPRGKMVSFLMMMIFLFFIKTFYGFIPVFVLLLILFILSKIPIKHVLKGLKPILILLVFTIFFHLFFTEGHVIFKFYFLKLTREGIIRGSFIGIRLILLILISSILTFTTTPIELTKGLEFLLLPLEKIGFPSGELVIMITIALRFIPVLMEEAERIIKAQTSRGANFDEGNIFKRAKSLIPILVPLFVSAFKRAEDLAVAMEVRCFQPGKKRTYMRKLNWRFSDTVFLLISIFVSISPLIFGI
- a CDS encoding DMT family transporter, whose translation is MRKDTLSLIVATILWGVTFVVVKQGVEVYHPVSFLFLRFGITFLVLTVFMFLTKRKIKNEIFVKGVILGIFLFFGYFFQTVGLKYTTPSKSAFLTSLGVLFTPFISLFILKTKIKFRTVLAVILASVGIYLMFGLSIDTINIGDVLTILSAVCWAFHIVFVGLLSIKEENFGLLFVEVWVVLILSGLFIIATGVKTIPIPTVSLKGAIITSLFATIVPFYIQLTFQTRENTIKANFIYATEPIFAALFEFLFLGVVYGIINYVGMLFIFLSALLAQKEG
- a CDS encoding CDP-alcohol phosphatidyltransferase family protein, with protein sequence MFSDILTFLRLVSSGFVIYLGLIPKDTFPIFFYTVLFAWETDILDGYIARTTGKFWKLGKYDFLFDMIFVWSTLLYFYLSGRITLTLFALYNLVSFSFIALFPSKTTTMTFAAPVVFAPFVISFFEYKILSITAWIWIVVNFILFHKRFFEVVESYINGLKGKKEANHFANKKH